The following proteins are co-located in the Onychomys torridus chromosome 6, mOncTor1.1, whole genome shotgun sequence genome:
- the Ivl gene encoding involucrin — translation MSQQHTLPVTAPAVVQESLKTVCLPAHTQQVQIKQPTSQPEQCQKVFSETQEKGSSKQEKKGMTPVKGLPEQECEQQQQQQQQQQQQEQQEEQQGPQEQQVSVKKPHQELQEQELHLEKQLPPQEPQGLCLGQQQQQQQQGTLRPQELSLRQHQKEKQQAPELYLGQQQETAADQELVPGEKQPEPQEQEPHQGQRHQEPQEQELPLGQKQQQQEPQEQELHQGQRHQEPQEQELPLGQKQQQQEAQEQELQLGQHQQHQEPQELHLRQHQKQKLCEPELHLGKQWDQEPPEPELHLGKQQHQESQESELNLGQDQKQKQKLHEPELHLGKQQHQESQESELNLGQDQKQKQKLHEPELHLGKQQHQESQESELNLGQDQKQKLHEPELHLGKQQQQETEHDGYQGTQSLGQSLKREKAPREQQVDDPHLEKEKDLLDQRLDQDLVREDEQLEQKNEQLPEHLTEQDKPTEQVVASTGQVQESRTILPVKGDTLLTTGKQRQNQELQ, via the coding sequence ATGTCCCAGCAGCACACACTGCCAGTGACTGCGCCAGCTGTGGTTCAGGAATCTCTCAAGACTGTGTGTCTCCCAGCTCATACTCAGCAGGTACAAATTAAGCAGCCAACTTCACAACCTGAACAGTGCCAGAAGGTATTCTCTGAGACCCAAGAGAAGGGCTCCTCCAAACAAGAGAAAAAGGGCATGACCCCTGTGAAGGGGCTGCCTGAGCAAGAatgtgagcagcagcagcagcagcagcagcagcagcagcagcaggagcagcaggaggagcagcagggaCCACAAGAGCAGCAGGTATCTGTGAAAAAGCCACACCAGGAGCTGCAGGAGCAGGAACTGCATCTGGAGAAGCAGCTGCCACCACAGGAGCCACAGGGGCTGTGCctgggacagcagcagcagcagcagcagcaaggcaCACTGAGACCACAAGAACTAAGTCTGAGACAGCAccagaaggagaagcagcaggctCCAGAACTCTACCTGGGTCAGCAGCAGGAAACTGCTGCTGATCAGGAACTGGTCCCAGGAGAGAAGCAGCCAGAACCACAGGAGCAGGAACCACACCAGGGACAGAGGCACCAAGAGCCACAGGAGCAGGAGCTGCCCCtgggacagaagcagcagcaacaggaacCACAGGAGCAGGAACTGCACCAGGGACAGAGGCATCAGGAGCCACAGGAGCAGGAGCTGCCCCtgggacagaagcagcagcaacaggagGCACAAGAGCAGGAGCTGCAGCTGgggcagcaccagcagcaccaggaGCCACAGGAGCTGCATCTGAGACAGCATCAGAAACAGAAGCTCTGTGAACCAGAACTTCACCTGGGaaagcagtgggatcaggagccACCAGAGCCAGAACTGCACCTGGGAAAACAGCAGCATCAGGAGTCCCAGGAGTCTGAACTGAACCTGGGACAGgatcagaagcagaagcagaagctgcATGAGCCGGAACTGCACCTGGGAAAACAGCAGCATCAGGAGTCCCAGGAGTCTGAACTGAACCTGGGACAGgatcagaagcagaagcagaagctgcATGAGCCAGAACTGCACCTGGGAAAACAGCAGCATCAGGAGTCCCAGGAGTCTGAACTGAACCTGGGACAGGATCAGAAGCAGAAGCTGCATGAGCCAGAATTGCACCTgggaaagcagcagcagcaggagacagAGCATGATGGCTATCAAGGAACACAAAGTCTAGGTCAGTCACTCAAGCGAGAGAAAGCCCCAAGGGAGCAGCAGGTGGATGACCCACACCTAGAAAAGGAGAAGGACCTCTTGGACCAGAGACTGGATCAAGACCTAGTAAGGGAAGATGAGCAGCTGGAACAGAAGAATGAACAACTCCCAGAGCACCTGACAGAGCAAGATAAGCCAACAGAGCAAGTTGTAGCAAGCACTGGCCAAGTCCAAGAGTCTCGGACAATCCTACCAGTGAAAGGAGACACGTTGCTCACtacagggaaacagaggcagaaccaggaattGCAGTGA